In a genomic window of Bacteroides sp.:
- a CDS encoding tetratricopeptide repeat protein, translating into MKSFRFRNIILFVIVGVIGFSACKTAKAPVESSGAYLERQMITETDKLESSAILIEATRQKILGNWPQAIVLFLDAIEKDPGNDAAYFELAKAHAMQGEFEDALKFAKQAAEIDPDNPYYLTVLADIYTLSNQVEESLAIYQKLTDKYPERVDYLMSLANTYLYAERHDDAIAVYNRIEEITGYTEEVSLQKQKLLMDLGRMEEAVTEGERLVELFPDEPMFAEMLSDLYMQTGRLEEARGMFEEIVASDPENPMGHLMMADYFQEKGEPENAFESLKKAFRSPRLDTENKGRIMYTFYNLSGENPDYLDQALELCEILIELHPEETEPYLIYGDFLAREERLEEARDKFLEGALRDPSNLNVWQQIMVLDNQMGDYEALLEHSNQTLEYFFEQPLPFLFNGLANLQLKNYKDAASSLEYGAGIVQNDEELSIQFYSMLGDTYYYLGDFERSDRSYEKALELEPNNATVLNNYAYHLSLRKARLTDAEAMASEANRLQPGTSSYQDTLGWVLYQLGRYQEAAEWIGMAVQDAEETSGTVLEHYGDVLFRLGQTEQALEYWQKALDAGDTSELLPEKIKDLKLHE; encoded by the coding sequence ATGAAATCATTCCGTTTCCGAAACATAATCCTTTTCGTCATCGTTGGTGTAATTGGGTTTTCTGCCTGTAAAACGGCCAAGGCACCTGTTGAGTCTTCGGGTGCTTATTTGGAGCGGCAGATGATCACGGAAACCGACAAGCTCGAAAGCTCTGCCATTCTGATAGAGGCTACCCGTCAGAAGATTCTGGGCAACTGGCCACAAGCCATTGTGCTTTTTCTGGATGCCATCGAAAAAGACCCTGGCAATGATGCCGCTTATTTTGAACTGGCCAAGGCCCATGCCATGCAGGGAGAATTTGAAGATGCCCTGAAGTTTGCCAAACAGGCAGCAGAGATCGACCCTGATAACCCCTATTACCTTACGGTATTGGCCGATATCTATACCCTTTCAAACCAAGTGGAGGAGTCGCTTGCCATCTACCAGAAACTTACCGATAAATATCCCGAGCGGGTAGATTATCTGATGAGCCTGGCCAATACCTACCTGTATGCCGAACGTCATGATGATGCCATAGCGGTCTATAACCGCATTGAAGAGATTACAGGTTACACCGAGGAGGTATCACTCCAGAAACAAAAGTTGCTTATGGATTTGGGGCGAATGGAGGAAGCCGTTACCGAAGGGGAAAGGCTGGTGGAGCTCTTTCCCGATGAGCCCATGTTTGCCGAGATGCTTAGTGACCTGTATATGCAAACGGGACGGCTGGAGGAAGCTAGGGGCATGTTTGAAGAAATAGTTGCCTCGGACCCGGAAAACCCCATGGGCCACCTGATGATGGCGGACTACTTCCAGGAGAAAGGCGAGCCAGAAAATGCCTTCGAGTCATTGAAAAAGGCTTTCCGCAGCCCCCGTCTTGATACCGAGAACAAGGGCCGTATCATGTATACCTTTTACAACCTCTCGGGAGAAAACCCCGATTACCTGGATCAAGCCCTGGAGTTATGCGAGATCCTCATTGAGCTGCATCCAGAAGAAACTGAGCCATACCTTATTTATGGTGATTTCCTTGCCCGTGAGGAACGCCTGGAAGAAGCCCGCGACAAATTCCTGGAAGGCGCTCTGCGCGACCCTTCCAACCTCAATGTATGGCAGCAAATCATGGTACTCGACAACCAGATGGGCGACTATGAAGCTTTACTTGAACATTCAAACCAAACCCTGGAATACTTTTTTGAACAGCCCCTCCCCTTTTTGTTTAACGGCTTGGCAAATTTGCAGTTGAAAAATTACAAGGATGCTGCCTCATCGCTTGAATATGGCGCCGGCATTGTCCAGAACGATGAAGAATTGAGCATTCAGTTCTATTCCATGCTCGGCGACACGTATTATTACCTAGGGGACTTTGAGCGCAGTGACAGGAGTTATGAGAAAGCGCTGGAGCTGGAACCCAACAACGCCACGGTTCTGAATAATTACGCCTACCATCTCAGCCTTCGCAAGGCCCGCCTTACGGATGCCGAAGCCATGGCTTCTGAGGCCAACCGCCTGCAGCCTGGCACCTCTTCTTATCAGGACACCCTGGGCTGGGTTTTGTATCAGTTGGGGCGCTACCAGGAAGCCGCCGAATGGATAGGCATGGCTGTTCAGGATGCTGAAGAAACCAGTGGCACGGTACTTGAGCATTATGGCGATGTGCTTTTCAGGCTCGGACAAACTGAACAGGCCCTCGAGTACTGGCAAAAAGCCCTGGACGCCGGTGACACCTCGGAGCTGCTTCCAGAGAAAATCAAAGACCTTAAACTCCATGAATAA
- a CDS encoding DUF4292 domain-containing protein translates to MNKRLIPKLLILVLLLAGIHGCKPRRDIIPVADDLLRSPERALRTLHANQADFEFYSARFSGDALWEGKNYSVSGSLRIQKDQAIFLSVAPFLGIELARVLITPDTVKYINRMQSNYFIGDMRFINKMLGTDLDFYMLQAILTGNDFEHFSADNFNVTDDRSMIYLHSSGRRRINERDAPRIEHGIWMEPVNYRVRKSIVIDPETQRSIEADYNHYENMEGQWLPNDLAISFIEPKGQSKLSIRLNRTTLNQPQEFSFSIPSRYTPVDF, encoded by the coding sequence ATGAATAAACGTCTGATTCCAAAGCTCCTGATCCTGGTGCTGCTGCTGGCAGGCATCCATGGCTGCAAGCCGCGGCGCGACATCATCCCTGTTGCTGACGACCTCTTGCGCTCACCCGAAAGGGCTTTAAGAACCCTTCACGCCAACCAGGCTGATTTTGAGTTCTACTCGGCACGCTTTTCGGGAGACGCCCTGTGGGAAGGAAAAAACTACAGCGTTTCCGGAAGCCTCAGAATCCAGAAAGACCAGGCCATCTTTCTTTCGGTGGCTCCTTTCCTGGGTATTGAGTTGGCCAGGGTGCTGATTACCCCCGATACGGTTAAATACATAAACCGCATGCAATCGAATTATTTTATTGGCGATATGCGATTTATCAACAAAATGCTCGGTACCGACCTCGACTTTTATATGCTGCAGGCCATCCTGACAGGAAATGATTTTGAACATTTTTCTGCCGACAACTTCAACGTTACTGACGACAGAAGTATGATCTACCTGCATTCGTCCGGACGCAGGCGGATAAATGAAAGGGACGCACCCCGGATTGAGCATGGCATTTGGATGGAGCCTGTGAATTACAGGGTTCGCAAGTCCATCGTTATTGATCCTGAAACCCAGCGAAGCATTGAGGCAGATTACAACCATTATGAAAATATGGAGGGGCAATGGCTTCCCAACGACTTGGCCATATCGTTTATTGAACCCAAAGGCCAGTCAAAACTTTCCATCCGCCTGAACCGAACGACCCTGAATCAGCCCCAGGAGTTCTCGTTCTCCATTCCCTCCAGGTATACACCCGTAGACTTTTAA
- a CDS encoding DUF4837 family protein: MKKLLFLTLIVLFAACSTERPQQPSATGRAAELLVVMNNRQFEGHAGEAIREVFQAQVPMVLTEEHMFDLVQIQEESFVKMFETHRHIFMATINDTIPKARLEISKNVWSYPQVVIRVQAPNDSIFRRVLEANARTFIDHYIAAEYERIVNAFNRTPNYEARNAVRDMFGYEMAIPEGFYVAKEGENFLWIRRTGTREDLDMGLLIATLEYKDPAVDFAHETIQMRRDSLTYLYIPGQFEGTYMTTYPKLTPEFRAVNFNGYYAMEARSLWRMENDFMGGPFINYTLVDEANNRLIILDGFVYAPDFEKRDYLRQLEAMIYSLKFTEKEEKEAPVES; this comes from the coding sequence ATGAAGAAACTCCTGTTTTTAACCCTGATCGTACTATTTGCAGCCTGCAGCACCGAACGCCCGCAACAACCCTCAGCTACCGGGAGGGCCGCCGAATTGCTGGTGGTGATGAATAACCGGCAATTTGAAGGACATGCCGGTGAAGCCATTCGGGAAGTTTTTCAGGCACAGGTACCAATGGTCCTTACGGAGGAACACATGTTTGACTTAGTGCAAATACAGGAAGAGAGCTTCGTAAAAATGTTTGAAACACATCGTCACATCTTCATGGCCACCATAAACGATACCATCCCTAAAGCCCGGCTCGAAATTTCAAAAAATGTGTGGTCATACCCACAGGTCGTCATCCGGGTTCAGGCACCCAACGACTCTATCTTCCGAAGGGTTCTTGAAGCCAATGCAAGGACCTTCATCGACCATTATATTGCCGCAGAATACGAGCGTATCGTCAATGCCTTCAACCGCACCCCCAATTATGAAGCAAGAAATGCCGTCCGCGATATGTTCGGTTATGAAATGGCCATTCCCGAGGGATTCTATGTAGCCAAAGAAGGCGAGAACTTCCTTTGGATCCGACGCACCGGTACCCGCGAAGACCTGGATATGGGCCTGCTGATCGCCACCCTGGAATATAAGGACCCTGCCGTTGATTTTGCGCACGAAACCATTCAAATGCGCCGTGACTCGCTGACGTATTTATACATTCCCGGGCAGTTCGAAGGTACCTATATGACCACCTATCCCAAGTTGACGCCGGAATTCAGGGCGGTGAATTTCAACGGTTATTATGCCATGGAGGCCCGCAGCCTCTGGCGCATGGAAAATGACTTTATGGGCGGACCCTTTATCAATTATACCCTGGTCGATGAAGCCAACAACCGCTTGATCATCCTTGATGGTTTTGTGTATGCCCCCGACTTTGAAAAGCGCGACTATCTGCGCCAACTTGAAGCAATGATTTACAGCCTGAAATTCACTGAGAAAGAAGAAAAGGAAGCCCCTGTAGAATCGTAA
- a CDS encoding peptidoglycan DD-metalloendopeptidase family protein, which translates to MKYIIPIRKSASILLALCLLLIPAISKGQNREALERDKQNIEREIRLINEMLQETKKTAEVSMNQLVMLNTQITRRESLIRAINNEISQINRRIIEQNNTIETLTRELKELRESYANMVRYAYLTRSNYQRVAFLFSSRNFNQAYMRLRYLQEYAKHRQLQAEKIVKTQESLQEEIDRLEEQKKEQERLREEQQKTMQELSLEKNEQNQTINQLRQKEKDLMQRLREQERARQELQRNIERIIAEERRRSQEQARAEGRTVTPGTYALTPEEQLLSNNFAGNKGKLPWPVERGVITSTFGEHPHPVLRNIKIVNNGIDIASVPGATARAIFEGTVSRVITVPGAFYAVIMRHGEYLSVYSNLSHVSVKSGDKVNIRQEIGTIATDSREGKTQMHLEIWRGNDKLNPADWIARQR; encoded by the coding sequence TTGAAATACATAATCCCAATCAGGAAGTCCGCAAGCATATTGCTTGCCTTGTGCCTGTTGCTGATACCGGCTATTTCAAAAGGCCAGAACCGGGAAGCCCTGGAACGCGACAAGCAGAACATTGAGCGAGAGATTCGCCTGATCAACGAAATGTTGCAGGAAACAAAAAAAACCGCCGAGGTTAGCATGAACCAACTGGTGATGCTAAACACGCAAATTACCCGGCGTGAAAGCCTTATTCGGGCTATTAACAACGAGATCAGCCAAATCAACCGCCGCATCATCGAACAAAACAATACCATTGAAACCTTAACCCGTGAACTGAAAGAATTGCGCGAGTCGTATGCCAACATGGTGCGTTACGCCTATTTGACCCGCAGTAACTACCAGCGGGTAGCCTTTTTGTTTTCCTCCAGAAACTTCAACCAGGCATACATGCGCCTGCGATACCTGCAGGAATATGCAAAACACCGCCAGCTGCAGGCCGAAAAGATTGTTAAAACCCAGGAAAGCCTGCAGGAGGAAATCGACCGACTGGAAGAACAAAAAAAGGAACAGGAACGCCTGCGTGAAGAGCAACAGAAAACCATGCAGGAACTGAGCCTGGAAAAAAACGAACAGAACCAAACCATCAACCAGCTTCGCCAAAAGGAAAAAGATTTGATGCAGCGCCTGCGTGAACAGGAGCGTGCACGACAGGAGTTGCAACGCAACATTGAACGTATCATTGCCGAGGAACGCCGTCGCTCACAGGAACAGGCAAGGGCGGAAGGTCGTACGGTGACACCCGGAACCTATGCCCTGACCCCTGAAGAGCAGTTGCTTTCGAATAATTTTGCCGGAAACAAGGGCAAATTACCCTGGCCCGTTGAAAGAGGCGTCATCACAAGCACCTTCGGGGAACATCCCCATCCTGTACTCCGGAATATCAAGATCGTGAACAATGGCATCGACATTGCATCAGTTCCCGGAGCCACGGCCAGGGCCATTTTTGAAGGCACGGTTAGCCGGGTAATTACCGTTCCGGGAGCTTTTTATGCCGTGATCATGCGCCATGGGGAATACCTGTCCGTTTATTCCAACCTGAGCCACGTTTCGGTGAAAAGTGGCGATAAGGTGAACATCCGACAGGAGATCGGCACGATAGCTACCGACAGCCGTGAAGGGAAAACCCAGATGCACCTCGAGATCTGGCGCGGTAACGACAAGCTAAACCCTGCCGACTGGATCGCCCGTCAGCGGTAA
- a CDS encoding LysM peptidoglycan-binding domain-containing protein — protein MTTKYFLLPLISLLLPFSLQAQQNEPETEEPDTSSVIVIAPDDPISAMLDSLSAIKIFQNLENRRDTGMHRHNFPPDFIPTFSDSIYQARISRMNDNSPFEFVYNASVKAYIDLYALRRRNQTEHMLGLSQLYFPIFEEQLDRFNLPLELKYLAVIESALNPTARSRAGATGPWQFMYHTGRLYGLQVNNYVDERSDVLKATIAACEHFRDLYKIYEDWSLVIAAYNAGPGNVNRAIRRAGGIKDFWKIGPFLPRETRNYVPAFIAVTYVMEHADEHNLYAVPPVYSFLDVDTIHVRQQLSLRTLSELLDIPFENLRYLNPTYRKNLIPNQPENPYVLILPKEQGTLFLANEESIYNYRSPEEIRQEELAAQMKETTFHVVRSGEVLGSIARRYGTSVREIQRLNNMRGTLIRPGQRLIVRAPADRPVTTPSSANVHVVKRGETLGIIASRYRVSVSNLMEWNKLNNSNIRIGQQLIVRPPEGRRSASNEEVSETG, from the coding sequence ATGACCACAAAATATTTCCTGTTACCTCTGATCTCTCTGTTACTCCCGTTTAGCCTGCAGGCACAGCAAAACGAACCGGAGACTGAAGAACCAGATACGTCTTCGGTTATTGTCATCGCCCCAGATGACCCCATATCTGCCATGCTTGACAGCCTTTCTGCCATCAAGATCTTCCAGAATTTGGAAAACCGGCGCGATACCGGAATGCATCGTCACAATTTCCCGCCGGATTTTATCCCCACTTTTTCCGATTCCATTTACCAGGCGCGGATTAGTCGGATGAACGACAATTCGCCCTTCGAATTCGTTTACAATGCCAGCGTAAAGGCTTATATCGACCTCTATGCCTTGCGCCGTCGTAACCAGACGGAACATATGCTGGGGCTTTCGCAGCTGTATTTTCCCATTTTTGAGGAACAACTCGACCGCTTCAATTTGCCTCTCGAACTCAAGTACCTTGCCGTCATTGAATCGGCATTAAACCCCACCGCCCGCTCGCGTGCAGGCGCCACCGGCCCCTGGCAGTTTATGTATCATACCGGCCGCCTCTATGGACTGCAAGTGAATAACTATGTGGACGAGCGGAGTGATGTGTTGAAGGCCACCATTGCTGCCTGCGAACACTTCCGTGATCTGTATAAAATTTACGAAGACTGGTCGCTGGTGATTGCAGCCTACAATGCAGGCCCCGGCAATGTGAATCGAGCCATCCGCCGCGCCGGCGGGATTAAGGATTTCTGGAAGATAGGCCCTTTTCTGCCGCGCGAAACAAGAAACTATGTGCCGGCATTCATTGCCGTAACCTATGTCATGGAACACGCCGATGAACACAACCTGTATGCCGTGCCCCCGGTTTATTCCTTTCTCGACGTTGACACCATCCACGTGCGCCAGCAATTGAGCCTGCGCACCCTGAGTGAATTGCTCGACATCCCCTTTGAAAACTTGCGTTATCTCAACCCCACATACCGAAAGAACCTGATTCCAAATCAACCCGAAAATCCTTATGTGCTGATTCTTCCGAAGGAGCAGGGCACCCTGTTCCTGGCCAATGAAGAAAGCATATACAACTACCGCTCACCCGAAGAGATCCGCCAGGAAGAACTGGCTGCCCAAATGAAAGAAACCACCTTTCATGTCGTTCGCTCAGGTGAAGTGCTTGGCAGCATTGCGCGACGCTATGGCACCAGCGTAAGGGAAATACAACGCCTCAACAATATGCGGGGCACCCTGATTCGTCCGGGTCAGCGCCTCATCGTACGGGCCCCTGCCGACCGGCCCGTTACCACACCTTCCAGTGCCAATGTTCACGTGGTGAAACGGGGCGAAACCCTTGGCATCATTGCCAGCCGCTACCGCGTGTCGGTCAGCAACCTGATGGAATGGAACAAACTAAACAACAGTAACATTCGGATTGGTCAACAACTTATCGTAAGGCCCCCTGAAGGGAGACGTTCGGCCAGCAACGAAGAAGTCTCCGAAACGGGTTGA
- a CDS encoding twin-arginine translocase TatA/TatE family subunit translates to MLGTQEILLIVLAIVLIFGGRKIPELMRGLGKGMKEFKDAQKDEPEKNNNKPTE, encoded by the coding sequence ATGCTGGGCACCCAGGAAATATTGCTGATCGTACTGGCAATCGTGCTGATCTTTGGCGGACGCAAGATCCCTGAATTAATGCGCGGACTGGGCAAGGGCATGAAGGAATTTAAGGATGCCCAAAAAGATGAGCCAGAGAAAAACAACAACAAGCCGACTGAATAA
- the dut gene encoding dUTP diphosphatase produces the protein MEIRIVNTSDNPLPAYETAFSAGMDLRAWLKEPLVLKPLARALVPTGLFIELPTGHEAQVRPRSGLAAKHGITVLNTPGTIDADYRGEIKVIMVNLSGEDYTIHPGDRIAQMIIARHERAELVRVEKLNETLRGSGGFGHTGTK, from the coding sequence ATGGAAATTAGAATCGTCAACACCTCTGATAATCCTTTACCGGCCTATGAAACGGCCTTCTCGGCGGGTATGGACCTGCGAGCCTGGCTGAAGGAACCCCTGGTGCTGAAGCCCCTTGCACGTGCCCTGGTGCCTACAGGTTTGTTTATCGAACTGCCGACCGGCCATGAGGCACAGGTGCGTCCACGTAGCGGACTGGCTGCCAAACACGGCATCACGGTGCTTAACACTCCCGGAACCATTGATGCCGATTACAGGGGCGAGATCAAGGTCATTATGGTCAACCTTTCCGGTGAAGATTACACCATCCATCCCGGTGACCGCATTGCCCAAATGATCATTGCGCGCCACGAAAGGGCTGAACTGGTAAGGGTGGAAAAACTCAATGAGACTCTTAGGGGGAGTGGCGGATTCGGGCACACGGGCACCAAATAA